Part of the Imperialibacter roseus genome, TGGCCCTATCATTAACCTTGATGAAGATCAGTAAAGCGCCCGTAAACTGATGATTTTAGTCAAACAATCAGAGAAAGGTCACCTCCTCAAAGGGGCATTAGTAAGTAAAAATCAAAAAAAGATATCCTCTAAATGACTTGAAATAACCACTGCTAATTCACTCGCTACTAAATTACTATACTATCCCAACGTAGTTTAAGCTTTAATATATGACATAATGACAAAGCTCATTTTTTTCGATTCAAATTGGCCTCATTGAAGATAGTGGCTACCTTTGAAGCCTAAACACGACTAACTTATGGATATCAAGGGAAAACTTCTCGAGAAAAGTGAAACAACTAACGTGACAGCCTCTTTCAAAAAGCGTGAATTTGTTGTGGAATTTGCGGAGAATCCTCAGTATCCGGAGTACGTTAAGTTTGAGCTAATCCAGGACAAGTGTGACCTACTCAACGACTTTCAGCCAGGTCAGGAAATTGAAGTACACTTTAACTTGAAAGGCAGAAAATGGACTGATCCGAAGGGCGAAGTAAAGTACTTTAATTCGCTTCAGGCATGGAGGATTTTGCCAGTCGGTGCCCAGACTTCAGCGGGTAGTTCTCCTTCGGGCGAGGCACCCCCACCAGCAGAAGAACCGGAATGGCTGAGTGCCTCATCAGAAGACGACGATCTTCCGTTTTAAGGTTATCTTCTTACCTTCCTTCGGCCTCCCCCGCCTCCTCCACCTCTTTCTCTTGGAGAACTTTTAGGGTGCTTGGCATCGTACACCGGCCCCTCGCCTATCGATGACGGAAGCTTCACCATGCGTATGCTCTTGCCAATAAGATTCTCTATTCGGCTGAACTTTCTCTGGTCATCTTCATTCACCAGAGTGAACGCAATGCCATCCGTTTCTGCCCTCGCTGTCCGGCCAATTCTGTGCACGTAATCCTCCGGATCCTGGGGCACATCATAGTTGATCACAAGGTTAATATTCTCTATGTCAATACCCCTGCTCAGCACGTCTGTTGCAATAAGAATATTGATCTCCTTGTTACGGAATTTTAGCAGGCCCGACTCCCTTTCATTTTGCTCAAGATCCGAGTGAATCGACTCCACCTTTCTGCCGTCTTTTCGCAGC contains:
- a CDS encoding DUF3127 domain-containing protein, yielding MDIKGKLLEKSETTNVTASFKKREFVVEFAENPQYPEYVKFELIQDKCDLLNDFQPGQEIEVHFNLKGRKWTDPKGEVKYFNSLQAWRILPVGAQTSAGSSPSGEAPPPAEEPEWLSASSEDDDLPF